ACATCACGACTGTCGTCCATCTCGCCGCGATTGTAACGCCCGGCCGGAAAAATGATCGCCAGCTTGAATACGCTGTTGACGTGCTGGGCACGGAGAATGTTCTGCAAGCTTGCCTTGCTTCGTCCGTGCAAAAGATTATCATTTCTTCAAGCGGCGCGGCTTATGGCTACCACGCCGACAATCCCGCCTTGATATCCGAACACCAACCCTTACGCGGCAATACCAGTTTTGCCTACGCTCACCACAAACGTTTGATCGAAGAGATGCTGGCGGATTATCGCCGCCGGCATCCCGAATTGCAACAAGTGATTTTTCGCTTGAGCACAATTCTGGGCGAGACCACGAATAATCAAATCACCGCATTGTTTGAGAAGCGGCGCATGCTGGCCCTCAAAGGCTCGGACAGTCCGTTCGTTTTCATTTGGGATAAAGATGTTGTGGCGTGCATTATTGCTGCAATCTTTTCCGAGAAGATCGGTGTCTACAATCTCGCGGGCGACGGCGTGGTGACGATTCACGAAATTGCAAAAATGCTCGGCAAGAAAACGTTGACTTTTCCGCCAAGTTTGTTAAGATGGATTTTGTTCATTCTCAAAAAACTGCATCTCACGCAATATGGCCCGGAACAACTCGACTTTCTGCGTTATCGCCCGGTGTTGAATAACACAAAATTGAAGGAAGAATTCGGCTACTTGCCGCAGAAAACGTCGCGGGAAGTGTTCGAGTACTATGCTCAAGCGCGATTTCAAAAATAAAATCGTGGTTATCACCGGAGCAGCAGGCGGCCTGGGCCAGGCTCTGTGCCGGCGGTTTGGCGCCGCCGGCGCTGTGATTATTGGCCTCGATAAAGCGGCTGCATCATTGGAACAACTCGCGCAGCAGTGCAGTCGGAATCACCTCAATTTCACCGGCTACGTGTGTGATGTGACGGATTTCGAAGCCACGCAGCAGATCCTGCACAACATTTTGCAGCAATTCGGCCGCATCGATGTTTTGATCAATAATGCCGGTATCAGTCATCGCAGCCGTTTTGTGCGCACCAATCTCAGCGTGATTCACCAGGTGATGGCGGTAAATTTTTTCGGCGCCCTCCATTGCACTGCGGCGGCGTTGCCTGCGTTGATTCAAAATAAGGGCATGATCATTGTGCTGTCGAGTGTTGCCGGGTTTTCACCTTTGATCGGCCGCACCGGATATGCCGCAAGCAAACACGCGCTGCATGGTTTCTTCGAAAGCCTGCGCACGGAAGTAAACGGCGAGGGCGTTCATATTTTGATGGTTTGCCCTTCATTCCTCGCAACCCCAATCAACAAGAACGCGCTGGGCGGCGACGGCAAACCGGTGCAACATGAACAAGTCATTGTCGGCAAAAAGATGCCGCCGGAAGAAGCGGCGCAACGCATTTTCACCGCGGCTAGTCACGAAAAGAAATTTTTGATTATTGGAAAAACCGGCAAGCTTGCCTTTTGGATGAATAAGTTGCTGCCACAGGTTTATCAGGTTGGAATGGCAAGGCGGTTGAAGGCTGAAATTGAGTGAGCGGAACTCATTCTCGATACGAATTTGTCAGTTGGATCATCGCTCGGCGAGATAAATGTCACGAGATATATTCAACTCTATGAGGAGGTATGCTATGATGAAGCGTCTTTTGCTTTTGCTTGTTTTTTGTTTAAGCCTGAGCCTTCAGGCCGCCGCGCCCGACGAGGGCATGTGGCCAATCAGCGATATTCACAAGCTCAATCTCAAAGACAAAGGCTTGCTGATCGAACCGTCCGAAATTTTCAATCCCAATGGCGTCAGCTTGATTGACGGCATCGTCATGGTAGGCGGCTGCACCGGTTCGTTCGTTTCGCCGGATGGTCTGATCCTCACCAATCATCATTGCGCGTTTGGCGCGGTGCAGGCCGCGAGCACAGCGGAAAAAGATTATATCACGGAGGGCTTTCTCGCGGCGAATCGCACCGAAGAAATTCCGGCGAAGGGTTACAATGTTCGCATTACAGAGTCGTATCGTGATGTTTCCGCCGAAGTCTTGAGCGTTGTCACGGATCAGATGGATTTTGCCGAACGCGCCAAAGCCGTGGAGAAGAAGATTAAAGAAATCGTGCAAACCGCCGAGCAAGCGCAACCGGGCAAGCGCGCTGAAGTCGCCGAGATGTTTGTCGGCAAAACCTATGTTCTTTTCATTTATACCAATCTCAAAGATGTGCGTCTAGTGTATGTGCCGCCGCGCAGCATCGGTGAATTTGGCGGGGAGGAGGACAATTGGGTTTGGCCGCGGCACACCGGCGATTTTTCATTCATGCGCGCGTACGTCGCGCCCGATGGTTCGCCGGCGGAGTATTCGCCCGAGAATGTGCCTTATCATCCCAAGCGCGTGGTCAAGGTCGCGCCGGAAGGCGTGAACGAGGGCGATTTCGTTTTTATTCTCGGTTATCCCGGCCGCACGTACCGCCATCAAACGTCACACTATTTGAATTATGAAGAAAAAGTTCGCATGCCCTACATCGCGGATCTGTACGACTGGCAGATTGCGACCATGGAGAATCTTGGCAAAGCCGATCGCAGCATCGCTCTCAAGCATGCCAGCCGCGTCAAGAGCCTGTCGAATGTGAAGAAGAATTATCGCGGCAAGCTGAAGGGATTGTACCGTCTCGCGCTGGTTGAAAAGAAACGTGAGGAGGAAAAAGCTTTACAGAAGTTCATCGAGAGCGATGCAAGCCGGCGTCAAAAGTATGGCAATCTGCTGCCGGAGTTGGCGAAAATTTATGCCGAGATCGACGCAACCGCTGAGCGCGATTTGCTGCTGCAAAACTTGTCGAGCGTTTCATTGCTGCGTTTTGGCCTGACGGCATATGAGGCAGCGCATGAGTTGCAGAAGCCGGATCTCGAACGCCAATCCGCTTTCATGGAACGGAATTTCAACGCCACAAAACAAAATCTGCGGCGGGCGTTGGCGGATTTCCATGAAGCTACGGATAAAATTTTTCTGCAGGAGATTTTGAAGCGCGCCGCTTCATTGCCGGCCGATCAACGCGTGCCGGCATTCGATGCGATTCTCAAAGGAAAAGATGCAGATAAGGCGGGCGCGGCGTTTATCAAGAATGCGTACGCGAAAAGCAAGCTCAGCGATGAAAATTATTTGATGGCAGCTTTGGCGAAATCGCCGCAGGAGGTGCAAAAGCTGAAAGATCCCTTTATTGAGATGGCCCAGGCGCTCGCGCCCACCCTTAAAGAAATGCGCGAAGCAAAACAGCGGCGCGACGGCGCGCTCGAAAAACTTCTTGGGCAGTTCATCGATGTAAAAAAAGATTTCCTGCAAACCGATTTCATTCCCGACGCCAACCGCACGCTGCGCTTCACCTTTGGCCGGATTCGCGGTTATTCTCCTGCGGATGCGACCTATTACAAGCCGATCACCACGGTCGGCGGCGTCATCGCAAAGACCACCGGTGAAGAGCCGTTTGATACGCCCGAGAAGTTGAAACAATTGTATCGCGCAAAGGACTTCGGCCGCTTTGCGCATCCGCAGTTGCAGGAGGTTCCGGTGGCGGTGTTGTATAATCTCGATACCACCGGCGGCAACTCCGGCAGCCCGCTGCTCAATGCCCGCGGCGAGTTGGTGGGGGTGAATTTCGATCGCGCTTTTGAAGCCACAATCAACGACTATGCGTGGAGTGAAGACTACAGCCGCTCGATTGCCGTTGATATTCGCTACGTGTTGTGGGTTACGCAAAAATTCACCGGCGCCGGTTATTTGCTGGAAGAAATGAATGTTGTGCCCGCAGCCATTAATGATTGAAATTGATCCTGTTCCTGTTCCCGCTTACACACTCTTGCTCGCCGTATTTGAGACGAGCAAGGGTGTGTAGGAACGAGCTTGAGAGCCTTCAAAAGCAACCTTGCGTGTTCGCGTTCGTGAGTTTCAAAACGAACGCGATTTGCTTGATCGTCCTTAAGTCAAAACGGTCAAAATATTTTGCGGGTGTGCAATCCTTTCCACAAGCCGCCTCTCAGTCGGCAGCGCGGGCAAATCCATTCGCTTTGAGCAGTGCCACCTCGCCTTGACGCGCATAATCGATCGCCTCCCCCAAAATGCGCGCTGCCTCTTGCGGCGCATGAAACCCCATAGAGTTTTCCGCCGCCACAAAATCCAAACGCCATTGCGCTTTGCGCTGCAGTTCTTGCGCAGCTTGCAAGTCTTGCGCGGGCCGGCCCGCGTCTTTTGCCTGTTGCAAAGCAGCAATCAATGCGACCACGGCCTCTTCCGCGCGAATCATGAGCGCTTGCGTGCGATCTTGAATCGCTTCGGCGCGCGCCTTTAATTCGGACTCGGGAAAATTATGGCAGGTTTGGCAGGCGTTCGCAACATTCAACAGCGGACTGCGGACATGATGGTCGCTGATCTTGATGGCGCCTTCGCGTTTGTAGGGCATGTGACAATCCGCGCACGCCACGCCGCTGCGCGCGTGAATGCCCTGACTCCACATTTCGAATTCGGGATGTTGCGCCTTCAACACCGCTGCACCGCTGGCTTGGTGGCTCCAATCTTTGAAACCCACTTCATCATAATAACTTTCAATCTGCTCGACTTTGATGCCTTTGTGCCAGGGATAAGTCAACAGCTTGCCTTCGCCTTTGAAATAGTATTCCACGTGACATTGCCCGCAAACAAGGGAACGCATTTCCTGCCGCGTTGCCATGGTGTTGACATCATAGTCGCCTTTGCGGCCTTCCCGGCGCCAGCGTTCGATGCTGGGCAAATGCGGCAGCGGCTGGTCGCTGTTGGCGAGCACGCGAATGCCGTTAAAAAATCCCGGGCGTGTGACGCGCAATTGCATGGTTTTCGGATCATGGCAATCACCGCAACTGATGGGCGATGACACCAGTTGCCTCGCCTCCTCATACGGCATGCCGCAAACAATCTCGAACCCTTTCATGATTTGTGCGCGGCGTTGCGCGGCGTCGCCCGGTACGCCTGCTTGTATTCCTGTCTGCTGATAGGCCGGAATCACGGCAGAATGACAATGCAAGCATGCGCCGGGTTGTTTGGTAACGCGCATCCGTTCCGTCGTGTCTTGATCGGCGAGCATGTAGGCATGCCCGCGTTCCTCGCGATAGTCAATCCCGAAAGCGTAGCCTTTGAAAATTTCACGCCAGCGCGGGTCTTCGTCGAGCTTCTGAAACGCCTCGCTACCGCCGTGTTTGGTGCGTTCGATGTCGACTGTGCGTTTGTAGCTGTCATACTGCCGGGGGTAATTTTTGCCCCAAATTTCCGGATCGATCGTGTCTTCCGTGATTTCGACGACCTGGAAAACGTGTTGCTTGGCCTCCTCTTTGCGCTGCGCAATGTTTTCCATCAACAACAAAACGGCAAACGTGGCAACCGCCACCAGCGCAATAGCGATGACATACGTCAACTTGTTCTTGCTTGGAGAAGCATTCATGGTCCATCCACCTTGTGAGTTTTGACTTTCATGTCCGGTAACGTCTTGACGGTTTCAATCATGTTCTTGCGCCAACGATGCCCGGCAAAACGATTACCGCTTTCGATTTTGAGCACTGACATTCAACCGGTTATTCCCTGGGGCCATGGCCCACGCTGCTGTGACACCGCACGCAGCTCAACTCTTTTGCATGTTGCGCAGAATTGCCGACGATTTGACTGACAAATTCAGCATGACAATACAAGCAGTTTTGCTGCAGCACCGCCGAGCTGCTGGGGCGCAATTGAATCGGCTCATGAAAATCCTGCAGGGTAAAGCCTTTCGAATGCCAAAAACCGTTTTCGAGTTTGGTGTAATATTTGGAAACGAATGTATGAGGCACGTGACAATCGTTGCAAGTGGCAAAGGCGTGATGACTCGCTTTTTGCCAGCCGTCATATTGGTCGCGCATGATGTGACAGTTGACGCACGCGCGCGGATCATTGGAAAGATACGACGCGCCTTGCGCATAGTAGAACGTATAGCCGCCGATGCCGAACAACAATCCCAGCAGAATGGACAGCATTAAAAGTGAAAATCTCAAACGAGTCATGAGAGGCTCTCGGTTGCAATGAGATGAGAACAGCGCCGTGAAAGTTGGCGTTAGTATTGATCATCCGGCGCAAAGGTGTTGCGCCGGTGCAGCCATTTGCCGCGGGTGAAATCCGGAAACGCCACGGTTTCTCCGCCCAACTGAATCGAGGTTTCGGAGAGCGGGGCAATCGCGCTCCACGCCGCTGCGTCATAAACGTCGAGCGGCGTGTTGGTTCTGCGCTTGACGGATTCGATAAAGGCGTGCATCACAAAAAAATCCATGCCGCCGTGTCCCGCGCCGGTGCTGGCGCTCTCGTAGCGTTTCCATAGCGGGTGATCATATTGTGCCAGATAGGGCGCGGCCTCTTCCCAACGATGCGGTTCTTTGCTGACACCTTCGAGATACAGTGATTTGTTCACGTCCATCCACAAGCCCTTGGTGCCCTGCACGCGAAAGCCGAGAGAGTAAGGCCGCGGCAGGCTGGTGTCATGCTGCAGTAAAATGGTTTCTTCATTGGTGGTTTTGATCATGGTCGTCACGACATCGCCAAGCTTGAACTTGATTTTTGCGTTCGGATGATCTTCGCCGCCGTGTTTGACGATATGTTCGTGCAGGCCGCGTGTCTTGGAGGCATAAGAACATAACGACACAAAGCGATTGCCGCGATTGATGTCGATCATCATCGCGACCGGTCCGATGCCGTGCGTGGGATAAAGATCGCCGTTGCGCATGACAGAGTGTTGCGTGCGCCAGCGCGCCTCCGAAAAGCCCTTGTCGCCGAACTCGACTCCGCCGCCGTAAGGCTGTTTGCCGTTGTTGAATTTCACTTCGCGCAAATCGTGTTGATAGCCGGCTTGCAAATGCACGATCTCACCGAATAGCCCCTGACGTACCATGTTGAGAATGGCCATGACATCGCGGCGATAACACACGTTTTCGAGCATCATCATGGGCATGCCGGTGCGTTCGGAGGTATCGACCAAGTCCCAGCATTCTTCCACCGTCGTGCCCGCAATCACTTCGCAGCCCACGTATTTTCCGGCATTCATCGCGTCAATGCTCATCACGGCATGCCATTCCCAGGGCGTGGCAATGATTACCGCATCAATGTCTTTCATCGCCAGCAATTTGCGGTAATCGTGTGGCCCTTCTTGAATTACTCTGGGCGCAGGCTTGCCGCTTTTTTTGATGAGATCAAGGCTGGCCTCGATCATGGTTGGTTGAATGTCACAAATTGCAGGCACGTCAACGTCATCACGCCGCAAGGCTAATTCCAGCAAATGCTGGCCGCGCAATCCGGCGCCGATAAATCCCAACCGGACTTTGGGCGTTTTCGTGTCTGCGAAAACAAGGTGGGAGGGAAGCAGCGCTGCGCCGGCGCTGGCGACGGCGGTTGTTTTCAGAAATTCTCGACGCGAGGTGTTCATGATGCTGCCTTTCAAAAAATGAAGATCATCTCATTCGCTTGTTTGGGCCTTTGACCTGGAAAGCTTGCGCAACATTTGACGAATATCGCCTGCGCCCTTGATCGCGACATAGATCGTTATGGTAGAATACCAAACAAGACAGGCAAGGGTGAGTGATCCCCAGAACCAATGCTCGGAAATCATGTTCAAAATACTATCGAATAACTCAGTCACGGTTGGTCTCCTGAAGCGTGTTGCGGGGATGGTTTCAGTAACGAGCCAGTGATCATGGCAAGCGCAACGATGACATACGTCGCGATGCCGCAGACCGTGTCATTTTGTTTGAACCAGACGGTGAATGGGCCAAATTTTTGCAGAACCAGAGTTGTGATCGGCACCAGCGCGCCGCAGATGATTGCGGCTGCCGCGCCCCAATTGTTGGCGCGCGGCCAGTAGCAGCAGGCGATCAACAAAATCGACATGCTCGACAAATAAATCGAGCCGGTAATGCCGAGGTAAGTCCAGAGATCGCCTTCCAATTTATACCACAGGCCATAAATCAGCAAAAACACGCCGATCAATGCAATGATCGTGCGATTCCAAAATAATCCTTTTTTCTCTGACCAGGGGACTTTGCGAAACGGCGCCATGATGTCGTTGTAGATCACGCTGCCCCAGGTCAGCATGTATGACGAATCCGTGCTCATGTCTGCTGCGAGCATGGTGGCAATGAGCAACCCCATCAATCCCGCTGGAAGCAGCATGCCGAGCATCTTCGGCATCGCCAACAGAGAATTGCCGCCGACTTGCTCCGGGGTGAGCAGCGCGAGCGCGGCAATGCCCCAAATACCCGGAATGAGAAAGCGCGCAACAAAAAAGAAGGAAGTGCCGGTGTAAACTTTGCGCCCGGTGGCAGTATCTTTTGCAGATAACACGCGTGAGATTTGCGTTTGCCAGGTGAGTACGGCTGCAGTGTTCAGCAAGGCGTTGAAGATGACATATGACCAGCCCATGCTGGCATTTTTGAGAGGATTGAAACCGCCTTCACCGTGATGGGATTGTACCGTCGCAACAAGCGTATCCCAGCCGATTTGATCGAGAATCAAAAATGTCGTAATCAAAAGCCCCACGCTCATCACAATGAATTGAAGAAAATCCGTGACCAGCACCGAGAGCATGCCGCCGAGAATCGTGTACACCGCAACGCCGATGAGCAACGTGGTCATCATCAATTCGAGATAGCCCGGATTCATGCCGCTCACGTTGACGAGAAACTCGCCGCCGGTGCGCAGAAAAACGCCCATGTTCAACAACCCGCCGAGCACAATGACGAGGCCGGCCGCCCAGCGTATGCGCGAGCCGAATTTTTTTTCGAACAACTCTGGAATCGTCATGACGCCGGAATCGCGCAGCGGCTTCACGCAGAAACCGGAGTAGCCCACGAGAAACATCGCCAAAAACGTCAGCACGCCGGGAATGGCGCCGGCAAAGCCCTTGTCAAAACCGTTTTGCGCCGTGTACATGCAGGTAACAATACCGAACTCCGTGGCCGCCAGCGAAGCAATGCCGAGATAAACATTCATCTCGCGTCCCGCGACCAAAAAATCCTCGACTTTGCCGACGTATTTGCGCACCATCACGCCGGCCGTCATGGTCACGAGCAGATAAAGCCCGACGATACTGCCATCGAGCAGTGAAAAGTTAACCATTCCTCCTCCCGTGATTTGGTTTGAAGGCACTAACATAATGATATTTTAACCTAGCGCAAGAGATAGTTGCAAAGTCACAAAAAAATCTGCGCCCGGCAAAAATTCAGGACAACCGTGTTTTTTAAACAAGAAAATGGTATTATCGTCTTTAAAGATTAAGCTACCTCAGGCTTCGACAAGCTCTGCCAACGCGAGGCATCTGGTTGCGACAAGTCTGAACAGCATTGAAGCGAAATGTTTTCATCGAGCCAGAATGAAGTCAAATCAACAAAGGTGTGATCATTATGAAGAAGATCAAAATCGTTGTGGCGAATTTTGCGTCCGGGGCCAGTCACATGCTGTATGCCGCAAAACGGCGTCTCGTTGCCTCCGCATTGTTTTTTTCTTGGTATTTGATTTTTGTTACACACCCGGCGCAAGGTCAAAGTGAAACCATGTCATTTGAAGAGTATGCGCCGCGCGCAACACTCGTCGTGCCGGAGCATCCGGTAACGCGCGCGCGATTTCCGTTTATTGATGTCCACAATCATCAAAGCAACATGTCGCCGCAAAATCTTAAAGAAGTGGCGGCGGAAATGGACAAGCTCAACATGGCGGTGATGGTGAATCTGAGCGGCCGCGGTTTCCGGCGCGTGCAAAATCCTGACGGCACGACGGCTTCCGGATTGCATGACAGCAACTATTTGAAGCAAGCGGTGAAGAATGCCAACGAAGTTGCGCCGGGGCGCTTCATCGTGTTTACCAACATCGACTTCACCGGCATCGGCGAAGCAGGCTGGACGCAGAAAGCTGTGAAGGAATTGGAGCTGGATCATAAAAACGGCGCGCGCGGTTTGAAGATTTACAAAAGCCTGGGCTTGGACGTCAAGGATACTGCCGGCAAGCGCGTTGCCGTCGATGATCCGCGTCTTGACCCAATCTGGGCAAAGTGTGGCGAGTTAAAAATCCCAGTGCTGATTCATTCCGGTGATCCTGCGCCGTTTTGGCTGCCGCAAGATCGTTTTAATGAGCGCTGGCTGGAATTGAAGCAATTCCCGGAACGCTATCGCTACGGTAAAGAACCGTCATGGGAACAAGTGATGAACGAGCAGTTTAACGTGTTCCGCAAACATCCGAAAACAAAGTTCATCAGCGCGCACATGGCGTGGCTGGGCCATGATCTCGCGCGGCTGGGAAAATTACTCGATGAAATTCCGAATATGTACACCGAAATCGGCGCGATTATTTATGAACCCGGACGGCAGCCGCGTTTTGCGCGGGAATGGTTCATCACGTATCAAGACCGGGTGCTGTTTGGAAAGGATATTTGGGCGCCGGCGGAATATCATGTCTATTTTCGTGTGCTTGAAACCGCCGACGAATATTTCGACTACTATCGCAAACGGCATGCGTTTTGGAAAATGTACGGCCTGGATTTGCCGGACGAAGTTTTGCAAAAG
This genomic interval from Cytophagia bacterium CHB2 contains the following:
- the nrfH gene encoding cytochrome c nitrite reductase small subunit, producing the protein MTRLRFSLLMLSILLGLLFGIGGYTFYYAQGASYLSNDPRACVNCHIMRDQYDGWQKASHHAFATCNDCHVPHTFVSKYYTKLENGFWHSKGFTLQDFHEPIQLRPSSSAVLQQNCLYCHAEFVSQIVGNSAQHAKELSCVRCHSSVGHGPRE
- a CDS encoding sodium:solute symporter family protein; the protein is MLDGSIVGLYLLVTMTAGVMVRKYVGKVEDFLVAGREMNVYLGIASLAATEFGIVTCMYTAQNGFDKGFAGAIPGVLTFLAMFLVGYSGFCVKPLRDSGVMTIPELFEKKFGSRIRWAAGLVIVLGGLLNMGVFLRTGGEFLVNVSGMNPGYLELMMTTLLIGVAVYTILGGMLSVLVTDFLQFIVMSVGLLITTFLILDQIGWDTLVATVQSHHGEGGFNPLKNASMGWSYVIFNALLNTAAVLTWQTQISRVLSAKDTATGRKVYTGTSFFFVARFLIPGIWGIAALALLTPEQVGGNSLLAMPKMLGMLLPAGLMGLLIATMLAADMSTDSSYMLTWGSVIYNDIMAPFRKVPWSEKKGLFWNRTIIALIGVFLLIYGLWYKLEGDLWTYLGITGSIYLSSMSILLIACCYWPRANNWGAAAAIICGALVPITTLVLQKFGPFTVWFKQNDTVCGIATYVIVALAMITGSLLKPSPQHASGDQP
- a CDS encoding ammonia-forming cytochrome c nitrite reductase subunit c552 encodes the protein MNASPSKNKLTYVIAIALVAVATFAVLLLMENIAQRKEEAKQHVFQVVEITEDTIDPEIWGKNYPRQYDSYKRTVDIERTKHGGSEAFQKLDEDPRWREIFKGYAFGIDYREERGHAYMLADQDTTERMRVTKQPGACLHCHSAVIPAYQQTGIQAGVPGDAAQRRAQIMKGFEIVCGMPYEEARQLVSSPISCGDCHDPKTMQLRVTRPGFFNGIRVLANSDQPLPHLPSIERWRREGRKGDYDVNTMATRQEMRSLVCGQCHVEYYFKGEGKLLTYPWHKGIKVEQIESYYDEVGFKDWSHQASGAAVLKAQHPEFEMWSQGIHARSGVACADCHMPYKREGAIKISDHHVRSPLLNVANACQTCHNFPESELKARAEAIQDRTQALMIRAEEAVVALIAALQQAKDAGRPAQDLQAAQELQRKAQWRLDFVAAENSMGFHAPQEAARILGEAIDYARQGEVALLKANGFARAAD
- a CDS encoding Gfo/Idh/MocA family oxidoreductase, with product MNTSRREFLKTTAVASAGAALLPSHLVFADTKTPKVRLGFIGAGLRGQHLLELALRRDDVDVPAICDIQPTMIEASLDLIKKSGKPAPRVIQEGPHDYRKLLAMKDIDAVIIATPWEWHAVMSIDAMNAGKYVGCEVIAGTTVEECWDLVDTSERTGMPMMMLENVCYRRDVMAILNMVRQGLFGEIVHLQAGYQHDLREVKFNNGKQPYGGGVEFGDKGFSEARWRTQHSVMRNGDLYPTHGIGPVAMMIDINRGNRFVSLCSYASKTRGLHEHIVKHGGEDHPNAKIKFKLGDVVTTMIKTTNEETILLQHDTSLPRPYSLGFRVQGTKGLWMDVNKSLYLEGVSKEPHRWEEAAPYLAQYDHPLWKRYESASTGAGHGGMDFFVMHAFIESVKRRTNTPLDVYDAAAWSAIAPLSETSIQLGGETVAFPDFTRGKWLHRRNTFAPDDQY
- a CDS encoding amidohydrolase; amino-acid sequence: MLYAAKRRLVASALFFSWYLIFVTHPAQGQSETMSFEEYAPRATLVVPEHPVTRARFPFIDVHNHQSNMSPQNLKEVAAEMDKLNMAVMVNLSGRGFRRVQNPDGTTASGLHDSNYLKQAVKNANEVAPGRFIVFTNIDFTGIGEAGWTQKAVKELELDHKNGARGLKIYKSLGLDVKDTAGKRVAVDDPRLDPIWAKCGELKIPVLIHSGDPAPFWLPQDRFNERWLELKQFPERYRYGKEPSWEQVMNEQFNVFRKHPKTKFISAHMAWLGHDLARLGKLLDEIPNMYTEIGAIIYEPGRQPRFAREWFITYQDRVLFGKDIWAPAEYHVYFRVLETADEYFDYYRKRHAFWKMYGLDLPDEVLQKLYYKNALQLIPGIDKSRFPQ
- a CDS encoding SDR family oxidoreductase, yielding MLKRDFKNKIVVITGAAGGLGQALCRRFGAAGAVIIGLDKAAASLEQLAQQCSRNHLNFTGYVCDVTDFEATQQILHNILQQFGRIDVLINNAGISHRSRFVRTNLSVIHQVMAVNFFGALHCTAAALPALIQNKGMIIVLSSVAGFSPLIGRTGYAASKHALHGFFESLRTEVNGEGVHILMVCPSFLATPINKNALGGDGKPVQHEQVIVGKKMPPEEAAQRIFTAASHEKKFLIIGKTGKLAFWMNKLLPQVYQVGMARRLKAEIE
- a CDS encoding SDR family oxidoreductase — encoded protein: MKNILVTGAAGYLGSLVVTELAQRKHMATTAPFNLVALDVREIPAAIRKIGVIYEQEDIRAPRLAEIFKKHNITTVVHLAAIVTPGRKNDRQLEYAVDVLGTENVLQACLASSVQKIIISSSGAAYGYHADNPALISEHQPLRGNTSFAYAHHKRLIEEMLADYRRRHPELQQVIFRLSTILGETTNNQITALFEKRRMLALKGSDSPFVFIWDKDVVACIIAAIFSEKIGVYNLAGDGVVTIHEIAKMLGKKTLTFPPSLLRWILFILKKLHLTQYGPEQLDFLRYRPVLNNTKLKEEFGYLPQKTSREVFEYYAQARFQK
- a CDS encoding S46 family peptidase, whose product is MSRDIFNSMRRYAMMKRLLLLLVFCLSLSLQAAAPDEGMWPISDIHKLNLKDKGLLIEPSEIFNPNGVSLIDGIVMVGGCTGSFVSPDGLILTNHHCAFGAVQAASTAEKDYITEGFLAANRTEEIPAKGYNVRITESYRDVSAEVLSVVTDQMDFAERAKAVEKKIKEIVQTAEQAQPGKRAEVAEMFVGKTYVLFIYTNLKDVRLVYVPPRSIGEFGGEEDNWVWPRHTGDFSFMRAYVAPDGSPAEYSPENVPYHPKRVVKVAPEGVNEGDFVFILGYPGRTYRHQTSHYLNYEEKVRMPYIADLYDWQIATMENLGKADRSIALKHASRVKSLSNVKKNYRGKLKGLYRLALVEKKREEEKALQKFIESDASRRQKYGNLLPELAKIYAEIDATAERDLLLQNLSSVSLLRFGLTAYEAAHELQKPDLERQSAFMERNFNATKQNLRRALADFHEATDKIFLQEILKRAASLPADQRVPAFDAILKGKDADKAGAAFIKNAYAKSKLSDENYLMAALAKSPQEVQKLKDPFIEMAQALAPTLKEMREAKQRRDGALEKLLGQFIDVKKDFLQTDFIPDANRTLRFTFGRIRGYSPADATYYKPITTVGGVIAKTTGEEPFDTPEKLKQLYRAKDFGRFAHPQLQEVPVAVLYNLDTTGGNSGSPLLNARGELVGVNFDRAFEATINDYAWSEDYSRSIAVDIRYVLWVTQKFTGAGYLLEEMNVVPAAIND